Proteins co-encoded in one Bacillus infantis NRRL B-14911 genomic window:
- a CDS encoding PstS family phosphate ABC transporter substrate-binding protein — translation MKSFKYLALSAMIGAVLAFTAACGNSEEGTTNGSQTDGGNSTEQASDEDKQLQGEINIDGSSTVYPIMEAVVEEFGMEQPGVKVSVASSGTGGGFKAFIAGDTDLSNASRPIKEEEAAELESKGIEYTEFKLANDGLSVVVSKDNDWVDHLTVEELKKMWIEDGSVKKWSDIREGWPEEEIKFYSPGTDSGTYDYFDEVILEEAPIVEKATLSEDDNVLVQGVTGDKNAIGYFGYAYYAENKDSLKVVPIDGGNGPVEPNNETVESGEYAPLSRPLFTYVKNESLKNEEVYEFVKYTIENAGVLSEDVGYVKLKDEEYDEAMKTLEGLK, via the coding sequence ATGAAAAGCTTTAAGTACTTGGCACTATCAGCAATGATCGGGGCAGTGCTAGCATTCACAGCAGCTTGCGGCAACTCTGAAGAAGGAACAACAAATGGTTCCCAAACAGACGGAGGCAACAGCACAGAGCAAGCAAGTGATGAAGATAAGCAGCTTCAAGGCGAAATTAATATCGATGGTTCTTCTACTGTATATCCAATCATGGAAGCTGTCGTTGAAGAGTTCGGAATGGAACAGCCTGGAGTAAAAGTTTCTGTTGCATCATCAGGTACTGGCGGAGGCTTTAAGGCATTCATCGCCGGTGACACAGATTTGAGCAACGCATCCCGTCCGATTAAAGAAGAAGAAGCAGCAGAGCTTGAAAGCAAAGGAATTGAATACACAGAATTCAAACTTGCCAATGACGGCCTCTCTGTTGTAGTAAGCAAAGACAATGACTGGGTTGATCACCTGACTGTTGAAGAACTGAAGAAAATGTGGATTGAAGATGGATCAGTGAAAAAATGGTCCGATATCCGTGAAGGCTGGCCTGAAGAGGAAATTAAATTCTATTCACCAGGTACAGATTCCGGCACATATGACTATTTTGATGAAGTAATCCTTGAAGAAGCGCCTATCGTTGAAAAAGCCACACTTTCTGAGGATGACAACGTACTGGTACAAGGTGTAACAGGCGACAAAAACGCTATTGGCTACTTCGGCTATGCTTATTATGCTGAAAACAAAGACAGCCTGAAGGTTGTTCCGATTGACGGCGGAAACGGCCCTGTTGAACCGAACAATGAAACAGTAGAAAGCGGAGAATATGCACCATTGTCAAGGCCGCTCTTCACTTATGTGAAAAACGAATCTCTTAAAAATGAAGAAGTTTATGAGTTTGTCAAATATACGATCGAGAATGCCGGCGTCCTTTCAGAAGATGTAGGCTATGTAAAGCTGAAGGATGAAGAGTATGATGAGGCAATGAAGACATTAGAAGGCCTTAAATAA